Proteins encoded together in one Halorubellus sp. JP-L1 window:
- the psmA gene encoding archaeal proteasome endopeptidase complex subunit alpha yields MQGQNQQQAYDRGITIFSPDGRLYQVEYAREAVKRGSASVGIRTPDGVVLAAERRTRSPLMERDSVEKLHKIDDHVGIASAGHVADARQLIDVARRQSQVNQLRYGEPVGVETLTKHVTDHIQQYTQTGGARPFGVALLVGGVENDGTPRLYETDPSGTPYEWKAVAIGGNREDIQRRLEDDFTEALTLDEGVDLALKALAEADEEGFPAEGIAVSTIPTESGSVEELSTAEIGDRLDELDLLAEEEVDGDDE; encoded by the coding sequence ATGCAAGGACAAAATCAACAGCAGGCGTACGACCGCGGGATCACAATCTTCTCGCCGGACGGACGTCTCTATCAGGTCGAGTACGCTCGCGAGGCCGTCAAGCGCGGCTCCGCGAGCGTCGGCATCCGAACGCCCGACGGGGTCGTGCTCGCCGCGGAACGACGCACGCGGTCGCCACTCATGGAGCGCGACAGCGTCGAGAAACTCCACAAGATCGACGACCACGTCGGGATCGCGAGCGCCGGGCACGTCGCGGACGCCCGCCAGCTCATCGACGTGGCGCGCCGCCAGAGCCAGGTGAACCAGCTCCGGTACGGCGAGCCGGTCGGCGTGGAGACGCTGACGAAGCACGTCACGGACCACATCCAGCAGTACACGCAGACGGGTGGTGCGCGGCCGTTCGGCGTCGCGCTGCTCGTCGGTGGCGTCGAGAACGACGGGACGCCCCGCCTGTACGAGACCGACCCCTCGGGGACGCCGTACGAGTGGAAGGCGGTCGCGATCGGCGGGAACCGCGAGGACATCCAGCGTCGCCTCGAGGACGACTTCACGGAGGCGCTCACGCTCGACGAGGGCGTGGACCTCGCGCTGAAGGCGCTCGCGGAGGCCGACGAGGAGGGCTTCCCGGCGGAAGGTATCGCAGTCTCGACGATCCCGACGGAGTCGGGGAGCGTCGAGGAGCTGTCGACGGCGGAGATCGGCGACCGCTTGGACGAGCTCGACCTCCTCGCCGAGGAGGAAGTGGACGGTGATGACGAATGA
- the psmB gene encoding archaeal proteasome endopeptidase complex subunit beta: MMDADNPYEPELAPDDWGEHAGQDEENVNKTGTTTVGIATDDGVVIATDRRASLAGRFVSNKQVVKVEEIHPTAAMTLVGSVGGAQSFISSLRAEVNLYEARRGEEMSMKALSTLAGNFARGGPYFAINPILGGVDDEGSHVFSIDPAGGVMKDDYTVTGSGMQVAYGFLEQAWHEDIDMGEAKTAAARAVVSAAERDTGSGNGLVLAEVTADGVEITEYDEFPDPDEV, translated from the coding sequence ATGATGGACGCTGACAACCCCTACGAGCCCGAACTCGCGCCCGACGACTGGGGCGAGCACGCGGGACAGGACGAGGAGAACGTGAACAAGACCGGGACGACGACGGTCGGTATCGCGACCGACGACGGCGTCGTCATCGCGACGGACCGCCGCGCCAGCCTCGCTGGCCGATTCGTCTCGAACAAGCAGGTGGTGAAGGTCGAGGAGATCCACCCGACCGCGGCGATGACGCTCGTGGGGAGCGTCGGTGGCGCGCAGTCGTTCATCTCGAGTCTCCGCGCGGAAGTGAACCTCTACGAGGCGCGTCGGGGCGAGGAGATGAGCATGAAGGCGCTGTCGACGCTCGCGGGGAACTTCGCGCGCGGCGGCCCGTACTTCGCGATCAACCCGATCCTGGGTGGGGTCGACGACGAGGGCAGTCACGTGTTCTCGATCGACCCGGCCGGTGGCGTCATGAAGGACGACTACACCGTCACGGGCAGCGGGATGCAGGTCGCGTACGGGTTCCTCGAGCAGGCGTGGCACGAGGACATCGACATGGGCGAGGCGAAGACGGCGGCAGCGCGTGCGGTCGTCTCGGCGGCCGAGCGCGACACGGGCTCCGGGAACGGGCTCGTGCTCGCGGAGGTCACGGCGGACGGCGTCGAGATCACGGAGTACGACGAGTTCCCGGACCCCGACGAGGTCTGA
- a CDS encoding PAS domain-containing sensor histidine kinase, whose product MADIVCTGARSAAVADRLAEGGVAVEHVPMVAAAVERAREAAGVVLAVDAGEASVVERVREAVPERPVVVVAASVDAAVASAAVAANVTALVSIDDDVVAVVEDAVDSMDGEVVPVVESDDGVVSVDAGPGPDVGRDLVESGATASGDWRGLVVDRLFESSPDRLVVVGADGTVVRANDRAREAFEISIGETSTGDVDVYDTDGEFVPPEARPWARVFRTGEASYGHQLRIDPDVGEPAWFVVDVVPLGDGPDAAFASFRDVTDDERARERREQLEHERERLEYVNRLLRHNLLNSLNVAHARTNLLEGHVDDEVEGHLETASSRLDEMIDFVETMRSLMHILVEDDNDSDPISLERVLDAEVAKLREAYDVDVHAEVPSIAVAADELLPEVFENLLLNAVQHNDADQSAVFVDVDVDESAGVATVSVADNGPGVDPSMREELFEKGEKGFDSPGTGFGLYLVRETVDAYGGDVELVDDDHTGATFAVTLPLADGRVD is encoded by the coding sequence ATGGCGGACATCGTCTGTACGGGGGCGCGTTCTGCGGCGGTTGCCGACCGGCTCGCGGAGGGGGGCGTCGCGGTCGAGCACGTGCCGATGGTGGCGGCGGCCGTCGAGCGGGCGCGCGAGGCCGCGGGCGTGGTGCTGGCGGTCGATGCGGGGGAGGCGTCGGTCGTCGAGCGGGTGCGCGAGGCGGTGCCCGAGCGGCCGGTGGTCGTCGTCGCGGCGTCGGTGGACGCGGCGGTGGCGTCGGCGGCGGTCGCGGCGAACGTCACGGCGCTCGTGTCGATCGACGACGACGTCGTGGCGGTAGTCGAGGACGCGGTCGACTCGATGGACGGCGAGGTCGTGCCGGTCGTCGAATCGGACGACGGCGTGGTATCGGTCGACGCCGGCCCCGGCCCGGACGTCGGACGCGATCTCGTGGAGAGTGGTGCGACAGCGAGCGGGGACTGGCGCGGCCTCGTCGTCGACCGACTGTTCGAGTCGAGCCCCGACCGACTCGTGGTCGTCGGTGCGGACGGCACCGTCGTTCGCGCGAACGACCGCGCACGCGAGGCGTTCGAGATATCGATCGGGGAGACGAGCACCGGCGACGTCGACGTGTACGACACCGACGGCGAGTTCGTCCCCCCGGAGGCGCGGCCGTGGGCGCGGGTGTTCCGGACCGGCGAGGCGTCGTACGGCCACCAATTGCGCATCGACCCGGACGTGGGCGAGCCCGCGTGGTTCGTCGTCGACGTCGTCCCGCTCGGCGACGGCCCGGACGCGGCGTTCGCGTCGTTCCGGGACGTCACCGACGACGAGCGCGCGCGCGAGCGCCGCGAGCAACTCGAGCACGAGCGCGAACGCCTCGAGTACGTCAATCGCTTGCTCCGGCACAACCTCCTGAACAGCCTGAACGTCGCGCACGCACGCACGAACCTCCTCGAGGGGCACGTCGACGACGAGGTCGAGGGGCACCTGGAGACGGCGTCGTCGCGCCTCGACGAGATGATCGACTTCGTGGAGACGATGCGGTCCCTGATGCACATCCTCGTCGAGGACGACAACGATAGCGACCCCATCTCGCTCGAACGCGTGCTCGACGCCGAGGTCGCGAAGCTCCGGGAGGCGTACGACGTCGACGTGCACGCGGAGGTCCCGTCGATCGCGGTCGCAGCCGACGAACTCCTCCCGGAGGTGTTCGAGAACCTCCTCTTGAACGCCGTCCAGCACAACGACGCGGACCAGTCGGCGGTGTTCGTGGACGTCGACGTCGACGAATCGGCGGGCGTGGCGACGGTGTCCGTCGCGGACAACGGACCGGGCGTCGATCCGTCGATGCGCGAAGAGCTCTTCGAGAAGGGCGAGAAGGGGTTCGACTCGCCCGGGACCGGGTTCGGGCTCTACCTCGTCCGCGAGACGGTCGACGCGTACGGCGGCGACGTCGAGCTCGTCGACGACGACCACACCGGGGCGACGTTCGCGGTCACGCTCCCGCTCGCGGACGGACGCGTCGACTGA
- a CDS encoding MFS transporter, whose translation MNVRLESDRLQFPVLYLTRFATGFGFATLAVLLATYVNQYDPSGLMLGLFTSGFAIAQTVAVVPIAYLGDARDKRNVLVGVLALGVLAYVGFAALDVFSGGEWAFVGVRALQGAAVTGSGLLSLALVGDRSPPEDTAQFIGKANAWRLLAGILGGGVSGVLYDVYGFGVVYSVIVGLLSLAMAGVVLVLAPDTTRVEGFPFRDLAVNARILTLSAFRAPYAVAVTLVRTWVLLYAGVEAVQGGLGFAAVAVSVVYGAERFTNMLCQPYTGRLSDRFGRATFVAAGGGAYGLVALAVPLAPTIGAEVALPSLPALAGAVASLPGVTLVLDANATAGVVDGLLGTPGESFLVLVALNGLLGVADSFREPASMALFADEGSDGDGVASSFGIRELVWRPGSVLAPMVGGVLTTSVGYAAVFYVGGASALVGVALFLGALWYTQGAEALTTW comes from the coding sequence GTGAACGTGCGCCTCGAATCCGACCGACTGCAGTTCCCCGTCCTCTACCTCACGCGGTTCGCGACCGGGTTCGGGTTCGCGACGCTCGCCGTCCTCCTCGCGACGTACGTCAACCAGTACGACCCCTCCGGGCTGATGCTCGGCCTGTTCACGAGCGGGTTCGCGATCGCACAGACGGTCGCGGTCGTCCCCATCGCGTACCTCGGGGACGCCAGGGACAAGCGCAACGTCCTCGTGGGCGTGCTCGCGCTCGGCGTGCTCGCGTACGTCGGATTCGCGGCGCTCGACGTCTTCTCCGGCGGCGAGTGGGCGTTCGTCGGCGTCCGCGCGCTCCAGGGCGCGGCCGTGACGGGGTCCGGGCTGCTGTCGCTCGCGCTCGTCGGCGACCGGTCGCCGCCCGAGGACACCGCACAGTTCATCGGGAAGGCGAACGCGTGGCGGCTGCTCGCCGGCATCCTCGGCGGTGGCGTCTCCGGCGTCCTCTACGACGTGTACGGGTTCGGCGTCGTGTACAGCGTCATCGTCGGCCTCCTCTCGCTCGCGATGGCGGGCGTCGTGCTCGTGCTCGCACCCGACACCACGCGCGTCGAGGGATTCCCGTTCAGGGACCTCGCCGTGAACGCCCGCATCCTGACGCTCTCCGCCTTCCGGGCGCCGTACGCGGTCGCGGTGACGCTCGTCCGCACGTGGGTCCTCCTGTACGCGGGCGTCGAAGCGGTCCAGGGCGGCCTCGGGTTCGCCGCGGTCGCGGTCAGCGTCGTCTACGGCGCCGAGCGGTTCACGAACATGCTCTGTCAGCCGTACACGGGCCGGCTCTCCGATCGGTTCGGGCGGGCGACGTTCGTTGCGGCCGGCGGTGGCGCGTACGGACTCGTCGCGCTCGCGGTCCCGCTCGCACCCACGATCGGCGCGGAAGTCGCTCTCCCCTCGCTGCCCGCGCTCGCCGGCGCGGTCGCGAGCCTCCCCGGCGTCACGCTCGTGCTGGACGCGAACGCGACCGCGGGCGTCGTCGACGGCCTCCTCGGGACGCCCGGCGAATCGTTCCTCGTCCTCGTCGCACTCAACGGCCTGCTGGGCGTCGCGGACTCGTTCCGCGAACCCGCGAGCATGGCGCTGTTCGCGGACGAGGGCAGCGACGGCGACGGCGTCGCGTCCAGCTTCGGCATCCGCGAACTCGTCTGGCGGCCCGGGAGCGTACTCGCGCCGATGGTCGGCGGCGTCCTCACCACGAGCGTCGGCTACGCCGCCGTCTTCTACGTCGGCGGTGCGAGCGCGCTCGTCGGGGTCGCACTGTTCCTCGGCGCGCTCTGGTACACACAGGGCGCCGAGGCGCTCACCACGTGGTGA
- a CDS encoding PLP-dependent aspartate aminotransferase family protein encodes MQDGPESTRFETLSVTYGEEPTPGDPMTGDVVSPIHLASTYALPGLDTEMSLEDLDPSQGDFVYSRLSNPTRHAVEERIGALEGGEYAYAFSSGTAAIFTFVLSVVEPGDHVVAFDDLYAGTRRMLEDVFRSRLDVDVDFVDATDVENVAAAITDSTALVWLETPTNPRMNMCDVAAIADLAHDADALLGVDNTFMSPYFQNPLALGADAVAHSTTKYLNGHSDSVGGALVTNDERVADEVEFFQTVGVGDMLAPFDSYLLLRGIKTLPMRMERHQENATTVAKYLEDHELVEAVHYPGLESHPQHDLATKQMSGYGGVLSFELAGEFADAKRFLEALTEFTLAVSLGGVESLVELPAGMTHEPLSPEEREALGITDTLVRASVGVEHVDDLLADLDRGFAAMVDGAEFEDPPTADD; translated from the coding sequence ATGCAAGACGGGCCCGAGTCGACGCGCTTCGAGACGCTGTCAGTGACGTACGGCGAGGAACCGACGCCTGGCGACCCGATGACCGGCGACGTGGTCTCCCCCATCCACCTCGCGTCGACGTACGCCCTCCCAGGGCTCGACACCGAGATGTCCCTCGAGGACCTCGACCCGAGCCAGGGCGACTTCGTTTACTCGCGGCTCTCGAACCCCACGCGTCACGCCGTCGAGGAACGCATCGGCGCGCTCGAGGGCGGCGAGTACGCGTACGCGTTCTCCTCGGGCACCGCAGCCATCTTCACCTTCGTCCTCTCGGTCGTCGAGCCCGGCGACCACGTCGTGGCGTTCGACGACCTCTACGCCGGTACGCGCCGGATGCTCGAGGACGTCTTCCGCTCGCGCCTCGACGTGGACGTCGACTTCGTCGACGCGACCGACGTCGAGAACGTCGCAGCAGCGATCACGGACTCCACCGCGCTCGTCTGGCTGGAGACCCCGACGAACCCCCGGATGAACATGTGCGACGTCGCGGCTATCGCCGACCTCGCACACGACGCGGACGCGCTCCTGGGCGTCGACAACACGTTCATGAGCCCGTACTTTCAGAACCCGCTCGCGCTCGGCGCGGACGCGGTCGCGCACTCGACGACGAAGTACCTGAACGGTCACAGCGACTCCGTCGGCGGCGCGCTCGTCACGAACGACGAGAGAGTCGCCGACGAGGTCGAGTTCTTCCAGACCGTCGGCGTCGGCGACATGCTCGCGCCGTTCGACTCGTACCTCCTCCTCCGGGGCATCAAGACGCTCCCCATGCGGATGGAACGCCACCAGGAGAACGCGACGACGGTCGCGAAGTACCTCGAGGACCACGAGCTCGTCGAGGCCGTCCACTACCCCGGCCTCGAATCACACCCCCAGCACGACCTCGCTACGAAGCAGATGTCGGGGTACGGGGGCGTGCTCAGTTTCGAGCTCGCCGGCGAGTTCGCGGACGCGAAGCGCTTCCTCGAGGCACTCACCGAGTTCACGCTCGCGGTGTCGCTCGGCGGCGTCGAGTCCCTCGTCGAACTCCCCGCCGGGATGACCCACGAACCGCTCTCGCCCGAGGAACGCGAGGCGCTCGGCATCACGGACACCCTCGTTCGCGCGAGCGTCGGCGTCGAACACGTCGACGACCTCCTCGCCGACCTCGACCGCGGGTTCGCCGCGATGGTCGACGGCGCCGAGTTCGAGGACCCGCCCACCGCCGACGACTGA
- a CDS encoding metal ABC transporter substrate-binding protein, with amino-acid sequence MNEATASRTPARVSRRRTVAATAGLLASALAGCTSIADPGDGDSPTDGTDDANGTDGADGDGPVVAASFFSFYDFARNVVDGTPIQVENLVPTGLHGHGWEPNASVTRSIVEADAFLHVGPGFQPWADRAIQTLEDDDVDTQLIDAREGVELVDLAATLDPDEEGVGDQQGKDPHFWLDPERAKTSIDNITDGVVDLAPGHEETLRENAETYKSDTLDRIDDDYRAIFDAADRDVVQLAAHNAFQYVGVRYDVTMRPLVTNLAASGDVKPSDIADAKAVIEDNDIQYIANGVFESRRPAKQLLAETQVEAYFPVTPYAGVREDWVENDWGYEEIAYNVNMPTFEVVLGNDAPENVGPDGWADEWRNFE; translated from the coding sequence ATGAACGAAGCCACCGCTTCGCGAACGCCCGCTCGCGTCTCGCGGCGACGGACCGTCGCCGCGACCGCGGGCCTCCTCGCGAGCGCCCTCGCCGGCTGCACGAGCATCGCCGATCCCGGAGACGGCGACAGTCCGACGGACGGAACCGACGACGCGAACGGGACGGACGGCGCGGACGGCGACGGCCCGGTCGTCGCCGCGTCGTTCTTCAGCTTCTACGACTTCGCGCGGAACGTCGTCGACGGCACCCCCATCCAGGTCGAGAACCTCGTCCCCACCGGCCTCCACGGCCACGGCTGGGAACCCAACGCGAGCGTCACGCGCTCCATCGTCGAAGCCGACGCGTTCCTCCACGTCGGCCCCGGCTTCCAGCCGTGGGCCGACCGCGCCATCCAGACCCTCGAGGACGACGACGTCGACACCCAGCTCATCGACGCCCGCGAGGGCGTCGAACTCGTCGACCTCGCCGCCACCCTCGACCCCGACGAGGAGGGCGTCGGCGACCAGCAGGGGAAGGACCCGCACTTCTGGCTCGACCCCGAGCGCGCGAAGACCTCGATCGACAACATCACCGACGGCGTCGTCGACCTCGCACCCGGCCACGAGGAGACGCTCCGCGAGAACGCCGAGACGTACAAGAGCGACACGCTCGACCGCATCGACGACGACTACCGGGCGATCTTCGACGCCGCCGACCGCGACGTCGTGCAACTCGCCGCGCACAACGCCTTCCAGTACGTCGGCGTCAGGTACGACGTCACGATGCGGCCGCTCGTCACGAACCTCGCCGCGAGCGGCGACGTCAAGCCCTCCGACATCGCCGACGCGAAGGCCGTCATCGAGGACAACGACATCCAGTACATCGCGAACGGCGTCTTCGAGTCCCGTCGCCCCGCGAAGCAACTCCTCGCCGAGACCCAGGTCGAGGCGTACTTCCCCGTCACCCCGTACGCGGGCGTCCGCGAGGACTGGGTCGAGAACGACTGGGGCTACGAGGAGATCGCGTACAACGTCAACATGCCTACGTTCGAGGTCGTCCTCGGAAACGACGCCCCCGAGAACGTCGGCCCCGACGGCTGGGCCGACGAGTGGAGGAACTTCGAATGA
- a CDS encoding metal ABC transporter ATP-binding protein has product MSTDPTTTATASASASGVAPAERDATADEARSTQVSAVVELSDVDFGYTATPVVENVSVRVDAGEYVAVVGPNGSGKSTLMKLMLGLLRPDEGSASLFGEPAHEFDDGSRIGYVAQHASASKEMPITVREVVKMGRFPHVGFGRLDAADWAIVDEALATVGMTAFADRRVTHLSGGQRQRAFIARALASEADLLVLDEPTVGVDAESVDAFYDLLDALNDRGITVLLIEHDLGAVAEHADRVVCMNREIYFDGPTDAFVESDALARAFGTAANVLGGDR; this is encoded by the coding sequence ATGAGCACCGACCCGACCACCACCGCGACCGCGTCCGCGTCCGCGTCCGGGGTCGCGCCCGCCGAGCGCGACGCGACCGCGGACGAGGCGCGCTCGACCCAGGTGTCGGCGGTCGTCGAACTATCCGACGTCGACTTCGGGTACACTGCCACGCCCGTCGTCGAGAACGTCTCCGTCCGCGTCGACGCCGGCGAGTACGTCGCCGTCGTCGGCCCGAACGGCTCCGGGAAGTCGACGCTCATGAAGCTCATGCTCGGCCTGCTCCGGCCCGACGAGGGATCCGCGAGCCTCTTCGGCGAACCCGCTCACGAGTTCGACGACGGCTCCCGCATCGGGTACGTCGCCCAGCACGCGAGCGCCTCGAAGGAGATGCCGATCACCGTCCGCGAGGTCGTGAAGATGGGGCGATTCCCGCACGTCGGCTTCGGCCGCCTCGACGCCGCGGACTGGGCGATCGTCGACGAGGCGCTCGCGACCGTCGGCATGACCGCGTTCGCCGACCGCCGCGTCACGCACCTCTCGGGCGGCCAGCGCCAGCGAGCGTTCATCGCGCGCGCCCTCGCGAGCGAAGCTGACCTCCTCGTCCTCGACGAACCCACCGTCGGCGTCGACGCCGAGTCCGTCGACGCGTTCTACGACCTGCTGGACGCCCTCAACGACCGGGGCATCACCGTCCTCCTCATCGAGCACGACCTCGGTGCCGTCGCCGAGCACGCCGACCGCGTCGTCTGCATGAACCGCGAGATTTACTTCGACGGGCCGACCGACGCGTTCGTCGAGAGCGACGCGCTCGCCCGCGCGTTCGGGACCGCCGCGAACGTCCTGGGTGGCGACCGATGA
- a CDS encoding metal ABC transporter permease codes for MTGTHGLVPAATDGGSVALFPGESGVALFTGESGILAPLYWLLDAWSALMSWLAGATGLELLQYGFMHRAILVGLCIGVMAPLIGTFLVHRQLALIGDALAHTGFAGVAVGLFLNAVFDFGVSPYLTAVVVAMIAALFIELISETTDAYNDVSMAIVLSTGFALGTTLISVNAGGLAVGVNQFLFGNLSTVSAESAAILLVLFALVVGVVALTRNQLLYVTFDETAAAVSGLPVNWYNRIMVMLTAMVVVGAMQIMGVILVAAMLVVPVAGAAQVSRSFNESLLVAVVLAELAVTLGIAASYYGEATAGGVIVLIAVGIYVLAVVLGKLQTAVAGDETPEMGSINVDDSFGD; via the coding sequence ATGACCGGCACTCACGGACTCGTCCCCGCCGCCACCGACGGCGGAAGTGTCGCGCTATTCCCTGGCGAGTCGGGCGTCGCGCTGTTCACTGGCGAGTCGGGAATCCTCGCACCCCTGTACTGGCTGCTCGACGCCTGGTCGGCGCTCATGTCCTGGCTCGCGGGCGCGACCGGCCTGGAACTCCTCCAGTACGGGTTCATGCACCGCGCGATACTCGTCGGCCTCTGCATCGGCGTCATGGCACCGCTCATCGGGACGTTCCTCGTGCACCGCCAGCTCGCGCTCATCGGCGACGCGCTCGCGCACACCGGGTTCGCCGGCGTCGCCGTCGGCCTGTTCCTGAACGCCGTCTTCGACTTCGGCGTCTCCCCGTACCTCACCGCGGTCGTCGTCGCAATGATCGCCGCGCTATTCATCGAACTCATCTCCGAGACGACCGACGCGTACAACGACGTCTCGATGGCGATCGTGCTCTCCACGGGGTTCGCGCTCGGGACGACCCTCATCAGCGTCAACGCGGGTGGACTCGCGGTCGGCGTCAACCAGTTCCTGTTCGGGAACCTCTCGACGGTCTCCGCGGAGAGCGCCGCGATCCTCCTGGTGCTGTTCGCGCTCGTCGTCGGCGTCGTCGCACTCACCCGCAACCAGCTCCTCTACGTCACGTTCGACGAGACCGCGGCCGCCGTCTCCGGGCTCCCCGTGAACTGGTACAACCGCATCATGGTGATGCTGACCGCGATGGTCGTCGTCGGCGCGATGCAGATCATGGGCGTCATCCTCGTCGCCGCGATGCTCGTCGTCCCAGTCGCCGGCGCCGCACAGGTCTCCCGGAGCTTCAACGAATCCCTCCTGGTGGCGGTCGTCCTCGCGGAACTCGCCGTCACACTCGGCATCGCCGCCTCGTACTACGGCGAGGCGACCGCCGGGGGCGTCATCGTCCTCATCGCGGTCGGCATCTACGTCCTCGCCGTCGTCCTCGGAAAACTCCAGACCGCCGTCGCCGGAGACGAGACGCCGGAGATGGGGAGCATCAACGTCGACGACTCGTTCGGCGACTGA